One segment of Setaria viridis chromosome 4, Setaria_viridis_v4.0, whole genome shotgun sequence DNA contains the following:
- the LOC117851895 gene encoding 3-ketoacyl-CoA synthase 5, which yields MSPSPIHKFLKIVYTKTIDNFLLAASVSLTIAAIVVTARSKPHDFTDRIQDLGPSYILSIGLILATAVTVYIMQRPRMVYLVDYACFRAPHNYRIPSATFVEHARQVSYFSERSVRFMTRLLERSGLGEETSLPQMASYLEAYKYCTLETAREEAELVVFSAIDDLFAKTSIDPITIDMVVVNCSGFSPTPSMPDMIVNKYKMRSDIRSIHLSGMGCSAGLISVELAKNLLQTMPQGARALVVSTETLTPNYYLGNERAMLLPYCLFRMGGAAVLLSTSPAKARFRLKCIVRTLSAADDKSYRCIHQEEDDKGNTGANLTMDIIDVSANTLKTNITTIAPLILPASEKLRFALSFVSQKLLKMRTKLYMPNLLTAFEHICVHAGGRAVIDGIQRSLSLSDEHVEPSRMTLHRFGNTSSSSLWYELAYIEAKRRMHKGNRVWMIGFGSGFKCNSAVWECIVPAHNEDGPWAGCIHRYPVRIIP from the coding sequence ATGAGCCCATCACCAATTCACAAGTTCCTCAAAATCGTCTACACAAAGACAATAGACAACTTCCTCCTAGCAGCCTCTGTGTCGCTCACAATTGCAGCTATCGTCGTGACGGCAAGAAGCAAGCCTCATGATTTCACTGATAGAATTCAAGACCTTGGTCCTTCATACATCTTGTCGATTGGATTGATCTTGGCCACCGCAGTGACTGTGTACATCATGCAGCGTCCACGCATGGTGTACCTCGTCGACTATGCTTGCTTCCGTGCCCCCCATAACTACCGTATACCCTCCGCAACTTTTGTTGAGCATGCCCGCCAAGTGAGCTATTTCAGCGAGCGTAGTGTCCGTTTCATGACACGCCTTCTCGAGAGATCGGGCCTTGGTGAAGAGACAAGCTTGCCTCAAATGGCCAGCTACCTCGAAGCTTACAAGTACTGCACATTGGAGACAGCTCGTGAGGAGGCTGAGCTTGTCGTCTTCTCGGCCATCGATGATCTATTTGCCAAGACAAGCATCGATCCAATCACCATTGACATGGTTGTCGTAAACTGCAGCGGATTTAGCCCAACACCATCTATGCCAGATATGATTGTAAACAAGTACAAGATGCGCAGCGACATCCGGAGCATCCATCTATCTGGAATGGGGTGTAGTGCAGGGTTAATCTCAGTAGAGCTCGCCAAGAACCTACTGCAGACCATGCCCCAAGGTGCACGAGCATTAGTCGTATCTACAGAAACCCTGACACCCAACTACTATCTTGGGAACGAGAGAGCTATGCTGCTTCCATATTGCTTGTTCCGCATGGGTGGAGCTGCCGTGCTGTTATCGACATCACCTGCAAAGGCCCGATTTAGACTCAAGTGCATCGTACGGACACTCAGCGCAGCCGATGATAAATCATACAGATGCATTCATCAAGAAGAGGATGACAAGGGAAACACGGGGGCCAATCTCACCATGGACATCATAGACGTTTCTGCTAACACACTCAAAACCAACATCACCACCATTGCGCCGCTCATCCTTCCGGCCTCTGAGAAACTGCGGTTTGCACTGTCCTTCGTATCACAAAAGCTTCTCAAGATGAGGACAAAGTTATACATGCCTAACTTGCTCACTGCATTCGAGCACATTTGCGTCCATGCAGGTGGACGTGCAGTGATTGATGGGATCCAACGCAGCCTAAGCCTATCAGATGAGCATGTTGAGCCATCCAGGATGACACTTCATCGATTCGGTAacacatccagcagctccttgtGGTATGAATTGGCATACATCGAGGCCAAGCGCCGCATGCACAAGGGGAACCGGGTGTGGATGATTGGATTTGGGTCTGGGTTCAAGTGCAATAGTGCAGTTTGGGAGTGCATCGTTCCCGCCCACAATGAAGATGGACCTTGGGCTGGGTGCATCCATCGCTACCCAGTACGTATTATTCCTTAA